A part of Tachyglossus aculeatus isolate mTacAcu1 chromosome X3, mTacAcu1.pri, whole genome shotgun sequence genomic DNA contains:
- the LOC119948755 gene encoding olfactory receptor 2T11-like — translation MWRQNETQGTDFILLGLFPEFQHRSFLVSVVLLVYLAAFTANAVLVLLIWVDSRLHIPMYFLLSQLSLLDLALTSTTIPKIVSDFFSGKRNTSRVACVAQMFLYLTVGGSECLLLTLMSYDRYVAVCHPLRYPILVSPGVCLQMVSGSWIGGTLTSLVLTVYAATLPICGSREIHQYFCELPSVVKLACEDTSAFEMAVLVSGITFLLVPVSLIVVSYAFIFLSVLRMDSREGRRKALTTCSSHLTVVTLYFGPGIFIYMTPGPSHAPDQNQGVSLFGTLLTPALNPLIYSLRNREVLGALTKIMKQSSVLQSSRKNFRL, via the coding sequence atgtgGAGGCAGAATGAGACACAAGGGACTGATTTCATTCTCCTGGGACTCTTCCCGGAATTCCAACATCGCAGCTTCCTCGTCTCCGtcgtcctcctggtctacctcgcCGCCTTCACTGCGAACGCTGTCTTGGTCCTGCTGATTTGGGTGGATTcccgcctccacatccccatgtacttcctgcTCAGCCAACTGTCTCTCTTGGACTTGGCCTTGACGTCCACCACGATCCCCAAGATCGTGTCTGACTTCTTCTCGGGGAAGAGAAACACGTCACGCGTCGCTTGTGTAGCCCAGATGTTCTTGTACCTGACCGTGGGTGGCTCCGAGTGCCTCCTCCTGACcctcatgtcctacgaccgctacgtggccgtcTGTCACCCCCTGCGCTACCCGATCCTCGTGAGCCCCGGCGTCTGCCTGCAGATGGTCAGCGGGTCCTGGATCGGGGGGACGctgacttctctggtcctcaccgTCTACGCGGCGACTCTCCCCATCTGTGGCTCCCGGGAGATCCACCAGTACTTCTGCGAGCTGCCGAGCGTGGTGAAGTTGGCCTGCGAGGACACCTCGGCGTTCGAGATGGCGGTGTTGGTTTCAGGCATCACTTTCCTCCTCGTCCCGGTGAGCCTCATCGTGGTGTCTTACGCCTTCATCTTCCTCTCCGTCCTGCGCATGGACTCCAGGGAGGGCCGGAGGAAGGCTCtgaccacctgctcctcccacctcaccgtGGTCACCCTCTACTTCGGCCCGGGGATCTTCATCTACATGACCCCCGGCCCCTCGCACGCCCCCGACCAGAACCAGGGCGTCTCTCTGTTCGGGACGCTTCtcacccccgccctgaaccccctcatctacagcctgaggaacagggaggttCTGGGGGCCTTGACCAAGATCATGAAGCAGAGCTCGgtcttgcagtctagcaggaagAATTTTCGGCTGTGA
- the LOC119948756 gene encoding olfactory receptor 2M3-like: MAEGNKTPTTDFILLGLFPEFGHRAFLISINLLIFAVAVTGNAVLILLIWRDPRLHTPMYFLLSQLSLMDLALLNATEPKMAYDFFSGRRNISAFGCGAQMFFYLTLGSSECVLLTFMSYDRFVAICRPLRYPVLVSPGLCLGTVAGTWIGAAFFSLSNVLYVMSIPICGARVIPQYFCELPSVLRLSCRDTSTYDLVVLASGFALILIPFSLIASSYALIFLTVLRMDSREGRRKALTTCSSHLTVVTLYYGPIVFIYMTPGTSHSPAQNQACSIFGTLITPALNPLIYSLRNKEVLGALAKALGTNSSGVETQGKVAAKMRAAGRKRETP, from the exons ATGGCGGAGGGGAACAAGACACCAACGACGGATTTCATTCTCCTGGGCCTGTTCCCCGAGTTCGGACACCGGGCCTTCCTCATCTCCATCAACCTCCTGATCTTCGCCGTCGCCGTAACCGGGAACGCCGTCCTGATCCTCCTCATCTGGAGGGATCCCcggctccacacccccatgtacttcctgctCAGCCAGCTCTCCCTCATGGACTTGGCTTTGCTCAACGCCACGGAGCCCAAGATGGCGTACGACTTCTTCTCGGGGAGGAGAAACATCTCGGCGTTCGGCTGCGGAGCCCAGATGTTCTTTTACCTGACCCTCGGCTCGTCTGAGTGCGTCCTCCTGACCttcatgtcctatgaccgcttcgtggccatctgccgcccGCTGCGTTACCCGGTCCTCGTGAGCCCGGGGCTCTGCCTGGGGACGGTCGCCGGCACCTGGATTGGGGCTGCCTTCTTTTCTCTGAGCAACGTTCTCTACGTGATGAGCATTCCCATCTGCGGGGCCAGGGTGATCCCCCAATACTTTTGCGAGCTTCCGTCCGTACTGCGGCTCTCCTGCCGGGACACCTCTACCTACGACCTGGTGGTGTTGGCGTCCGGGTTCGCGCTgatcctcatccccttctccctcatcgCGTCTTCCTACGCCCTCATCTTCCTCACCGTCCTGCGCATGGACtcccgggaggggaggaggaaggccctgaccacctgttcttcccacctcaCCGTGGTCACCCTCTACTACGGCCCGATCGTCTTCATCTATATGACCCCCGGTACCTCGCATTCCCCTGCGCAGAACCAGGCCTGCTCCATATTCGGAACTTTGATCACCCcggccctcaaccccctcatctacagcctgaggaacaaagaggtgcTAGGGGCGTTGGCCAAGGCGTTGGGGAC AAATAGCTCTGGTGTGGAGACCCAGGGGAAGGTGGCGGCGAAGATGAGGGCAGCTGGAAGGAAGCGGGAGACACCCTAA
- the LOC119948757 gene encoding olfactory receptor 56-like produces the protein MGRRNESSTTDFILLGLFPEYKHRNLLIYVALLIYLAAIAGNAVLVLLIWGDVRLHTPMYFLLSQLSLMDVILTSTTVPKMAADFFSGRRSISCVACGAQMFLYLSLGGAECLLLTLMSYDRYVAVCHPLRYPVLVSPVFCLKMVVVCWSGCVLGSLAHTAYTMNVPVCGAREIHQYFCELLIVLKLACRDTSTYNTVVLVSGMTLLLTPFSLIVVSYALIFLSILRMDSREGRRKALATCSSHLTVVALYFGPAMLIYMRPDSVRSPEQSQALSVIPNILTPALNPLIYSLRNKEVLRSLTKVLGKCSVSQC, from the exons atggggagAAGGAATGAGTCCTCGACCACAGATTTCATTCTCCTGGGACTCTTCCCCGAGTACAAGCACCGGAATCTCCTGATCTACGTCGCTCTCCTGATCTACCTCGCGGCCATCGCTGGAAACGCGGTCCTGGTTCTCCTGATCTGGGGGGACGTCcggctccacacccccatgtacttcctgctCAGCCAGCTCTCCCTCATGGACGTCATCTTGACATCCACCACCGTCCCCAAGATGGCAGCCGACTTCTTCTCGGGGAGGAGAAGCATCTCCTGTGTGGCCTGCGGAGCCCAGATGTTCTTGTATTTGTCTCTCGGGGGGGCCGAATGCCTCCTCCTGACcctcatgtcctacgaccgctacgtggccgtcTGCCACCCGCTGCGTTACCCGGTCCTCGTGAGCCCCGTCTTCTGCCTGAAGATGGTGGTTGTTTGCTGGTCCGGCTGTGTGCTCGGTTCCCTGGCCCACACTGCCTACACCATGAACGTCCCCGTCTGTGGGGCCAGGGAGATTCACCAGTACTTCTGCGAGCTCCTCATCGTTCTGAAACTCGCCTGTCGGGACACCTCGACCTACAATACGGTGGTGTTAGTGTCGGGCATGACTTTGCttctcacccccttctctctcatCGTGGTCTCTTACgccctcatcttcctctccatcctgcgCATGGACTCCCGGGAGGGGCGGAGGAAAGCCCtggccacctgctcctcccacctcaccgtGGTCGCCCTCTACTTCGGGCCCGCCATGTTAATCTACATGAGGCCGGACTCCGTCCGCAGCCCCGAGCAGAGCCAGGCCCTCTCCGTGATCCCCAACATCCtcacccccgccctgaaccccctcatctacagcctgaggaacaaggaagtGTTGAGGTCGCTGACCAAAGTGTTGGGGAAGTGTTCTGTCTCGCAGTG CTAG